ACAGATCTTTCTCGTCTATCTCGGTGTCCTCCTACTCCAAGATAAGCCGGACGACGCGCCCAAGAACATTGTGTTTGGTATCGCGTTTGTGTTGACCATTGTCATGGCAGGCTACATCGGTTTCAAGATGCGGTTTGTTAAGAAGATTTTGATCGAGGAACAAGAGGAAAGGAGAAAGGCTTTAGCAATGCCGACGATGGATGACACGGTCAATACCGGGGATGGGGTCTTGGACCCAGGAAGAAGCGAGGTTCGTGATCCGAGGACGGTGGAGGCGCAACACAAGTTTCTAAACAGGTCGAGTCAGTATGAGGCCCTTTCCCAGAACGACTTTAGCATCGCGATGCCAGGTCCTGCCGCCGGAAACCACACGCCGCTTGGTGAACCCTCCAAGGGACCGTCCACTGCGCCATCCGGGTGGACGACAGAGGCTGTCAACACACCCGATAGTCCAGGAACGCCGCCAAACGAGTACTTTGGGCAGCAACCGGCAAAAGGGTTTCAGTGGGTGTGAGGGATGGTGTTGCATCAAAATGCGCCATGTTACCTTGAGTTTGGATATGGAGGTTCGAGTGAAACAAAGGGCAAACAGTAGTGCATGGGCGTCAGGTGATGTTTTTCTGACGGCGATGATTTGTTGAATTGCTGAGGGGCAGGGGCCACGTATTTCCAGCGCTGCCAAGTGGACTTGGCCAGAGGGCAGAGCTTTGAGCTCTTCTCAACAGGGCTTTGTTTATCGAACCTATGGTTCCAATGACACTCGAGATTGGGATCTATTGCAGATAGAGATATGCAAGTACATTACCGACATCCTGGCCTGCATTGACTAGGCTGTTCAAAGCCAAGACTGTTTGTTGGTGCTTTTTGGTAATGGCATCATCAAGGGAGGCATTCTTGGGTCTTCCAAGGAATTTGTGACTTCATCGAAGTCAGAGGGTTCACGATGGTGTAAAACGGAAGGGAAGCAGAACAACTGAGGATCCGCCATCAACCgttcaacatcaccacacctCTATACGATATATCAACACTCCAATCAACAAATGAagctcctcgccttcctcgccttggCGGCGTTGATGTTGCCGCTCTGtgcaccagctcctcgaaTATCAACagagagatggagaaggctaTTGCGAGGGAAACTGGCGAGGTTAGGTTGCTGTATGAGGAGTTTAGCTCTTCGAGGAGCGCGTGGCGGGCTGTTCTGGAGCGGCAGGCGGTTCGGTTGGCGGGTAGGTGTGAGGGGGTTCATaatgaggttggtggggttggtggctggtgaggttggggagtgTATTAGTGctttgggggtgaggtttgCGGAGGTGACTACGGCGATGGGGGTGAGCACTACGGCGACGAGTGTCgcgggtgaggttgttgacacggggtgtttgatgggggttgtgggaggttgtgggggttgtgggggtggtggggggggtggaggttgggctTTGAGGATAGGAGGACGAAAGTGGAAGAGGTTGCTGCTTGATGGGGGCTATGTTTCATCATTATTACGCTTATCTGTACAAAAAGAGTGTCATCTGGTTGCTGTTTCCGAGCATGTATTCCGTCTAGTAAGGCCAAAACCTAAAACGGCCGCTCCGAAGCTCTCCCAACAGGTGTGTCAGGCGACACCGGTTCCATCATGCTCACCCTCCCAGGCCTCCAGTTGGGTCCGACAGTAGAAGTTAGTGGTGAAGGGGTTCTATCTCTTCCTTCATCGACCGACGGCAAAGACCCAATCGTTGAAGGTGCCCgatgctgctcctgctgcggTTCCATCGCTTTACTCCCGCTGTCCGCCCCAGCCTTGACACCAGGAAGCTCAAACACACCCGGCGGGTTCTCCGCCACAGCCGGCAGCGGCTTCTGCACCTCCTTCCCGTCAAGCTCCGTGTTAGGCTTGACCGCCGtaccatccccatccaactCCACAGTGCCACCCGACGTCCCAGTCTCATTGGGGGACACCCCCGTCACCATGCCCGGACTCGGCCCCGACCCTGAATGCGAGTGGCCCATCGTCGTAGGCGTTGACCTCGCGCCGGACACGTCCGCTGCTGAAAAGGGCACCGAGTTGGACCCGTTCTGCATCGTCGACTCTGACGCGTGCCTGAAGGAGGGCGAGTTGAAGACGGGTCCCTTGAGGACTGACTCGTCCGGCTCGGGCTCCTTGGCTGCGTAGGTTGATCCGATCCATTTTCTGCGTTTGCGGAGGAAGCAAAGCGCTGTGCCGCCTGCGATGAGGCCGACGCCGAGGACGGCGCCAACGACGATGCCGGCTATGGCGCCGGTGCTGAGGTTGGAGCTgcctgaggaggagttgcTGGATGGGTCGAGGTCGGCGTTTGGGTcgtcgggggaggtgatggggatgatggtttCTTGGGCGCCTTGGTTCCAgatgcaggaggagaggttgaagatttTGCGTTCATAGTCTACGGAGAGGTAGCTGAGGAATGTTAGTCTTGATCTTTTTTGAGGTGAGAAGCTGGGGGACATACGCTTCTTGTAGGAATGTTCGGCCGAGTGTGTACTGCGAGGAGCTGTTGGCTCGTCGCAAGGGAAAGTAGTGGCTGGTGTTGGCTACCAGAGGAGCCTCGGCTGTCAGGTCAAATGCGGCATAGGGGAGGACAATGGTTACGGTGTCTCCGCCCGACCTGACATCAGAAAGTCTGAAAGAGACTTGTGCGTCCGAGTCGAGTAGTCTGTTTCTGTGTGTGTCGTTCACAAGATACAAACCTGATTCCCCATCGAGTTGCAGTCCAAACGCTTCTTCAAACGCTTCACAAGCTTCTTCTGGCAGCCAGATGTTGGGGTCTGTCGAGTCGATGAACATCTCAATGGGTTCATTAAGGAGGGTGGCAGAGTTGGATCCGCTGTAGCTGATGGACTGGACCACAACCACCAGGTCTCGGGTGATGTCTTCTGCCAAAGAAAACGACACCGAATTTTCCCTGAATCGAGACGAGTCATATCCGGAGAACACTAATTGACCGTAAACCTGTTTCAGCCGGTATTTCGCCCCGGCTGTGTAGCTGTAACTGAGACTTGGAattttcttttggtctttCAGGGTCGTCAAGAaggatggcgatgaggtgTTGGCCAAGGAAGTGAAATTCATGGGCTGATTGCTGAGACCAAAGATGCCCCTGAAAGAGAACAATGTTAGCTTTCACATCAGTTCCTTCAAGAGGACGGATCACATACAGATAAAACGGCTCTGGAGCAGCTATCATGCCCACTGTCTGGTCGTCAAACTCGGGCCCGTTGAGCCCCAGTCCCAACTTTTCCAGCCCAAATTGAACTCCCACATCGTACCCAAGATGCGCCCCAAGTCCAACGCCGTCATGGTTGATCCCGTATTGGCCTATGTCTTGCCAGGTGGAGGACTCGTTGGAATCAAACAAGTTGCCTCTAGAAACGGCGCAGTCGGGAGGTATGGTGCCAAATGCCTCTCGTGAGCAGGCAAGTTCTGTTAGTGGCACTAATGTATGGGGTGATGCTGTTGAAGGGAGCACCCTGATGAACTGCTCCGGTGTGCCGACCCGGATGTCGAATGTGCTCCATGGGCCATCGTTACCTTCGCTGGTTTTGTGTCAGCAGTGATAATTTTGGCAAGACGTTGCGAGACTGAAACGTACAAGTACTGACTACCAGGAATTACAAGAGGGCCTGGCTTGTCGTTTTGCGCAGCTGTCTTGGCAACCAAGAAGGCACCTGCAAGTAGGCCTTTTGAGGGGCGCATTTTGAAATTATATGAACACAGAATAGCGTACTAAAGGTCGTTCATTTTCCCTTTGTAAAAGGGCCACGGTCAAGTTGTCATGTCTGTGAGGGTagcaaacaacaacatctcgCCGAAATTCTCGTGGGCTCACTACTTTTTCGCCTTCTACCCTTGATGATCGCTGACGACTTCCTTTGATGAATCCAGACATTCGCAACACCAGGATGCCACCCCATGACGTGAGAACCGGGCGAGTGTTGTCAGGGGCGTGGCCCCAAGTCAGAGACGTCACCCCGCAGCGGACCCCCTGTCCGTCTATCGTCAATGCAACCCTCCACACCCAATCAACAAAACCGACGAGCCAACCGCTTGCCTCTTCCAGAAGCTCCACTGCCTTGGCTTCCACTTGTCAAGCCAGGTCCCCGCAGCATGTCCAGGTTCCTGGCAGACCTGCAGGTGCATCGATGCCGGATTGGGCCTGACAGCGCTCAAAACAAGATGTCGAGAATTCGGGAACCGGATGGCCAGGACGTGGCAGGCGTGGCAGACGGTGGCAGGGCTATGGTACCCTGCATGGGATTTGACCTTTGGAATAAATGACTGACCCATCTCCTGTTTTCCCGTGGTTCTGCCAGAGCTCTTCAAGTGCTTCGACATTCGTTGCCTTTCGCTCGTTCAACCAACGCCAACGTTGTTGGTCAAGGGTCAACCATGCTGTCGTCTTTGAAGACATTAGCGCCCTTGGGGCTGCTGATCTCGAATGTTGTAGCCTctagagatgatgatggtaaGCACCACACCCAACTATAGATTCAACTCGACAAAAGTTAGCACAAGAACTGACAGTGGAGCAAGGGGACGACGTTCGCTTCAGACTTGATAGCACCACAATCTACGACCCCCAATGCACGGCCAGCGTGACGGTGTACAACACAACGGTGGTGCAAAAGACACAGTTTGTTGACTACATCGTCAACATTACAAAAACCAACACATGTTACGAGTCTACGACTCTGACGCTCAACTATACCGTGTCTGTCACCAACACAGACACAGACTTGGTCActatcaccaacaccggcaCCGACCTGGTCACCATCACAAACACCGATACCGACTCCgtgaccatcaccaacaccgacacAGACTCTGTCACCATCACAACGACTGACACAGATGCCGTAACAATCACAACGACAGACACAGACGCTGTCACCATTACCACTACCGATACAGATGCCGTTACCATCACCACTACGGACACTGATGCAGTCACAATCACAACAACTGACACCGACTcgaccaccatcaccagaaCTGTCTACACGACCACCTATGACCCCTGCCCAAAGTCATGCTCCATCTCCGCCGCCAGCGTCCACCTCTACTACTGGCCCACGGACCGGCCGTACACCTACCCAACCACCTATGTCGACCCCTCGCTGTCCTACACCTTCACCTCTCCCTCGGTCTACATGTACATCCCCTCCGCCCAGGGCGTCAACACCCTAGGCGAGCGCGTGGAACCCTCCACAACAAACTGGATCCTTCCTCTCGACCTCTACGAAGTCTCCACCATCGCCCGCGGCTCTAACGCCACCAGGCAGCTCACCCTCGCCGACCTGGGAACCAACTGCCCGCAAACCTACAACCCGaccgccatcgccaccatCCCGAGGGACTGCGACCCCATGCTTGCAGCCCCCAGCCAAGTCCGATCCTGGGCCTACCCTTGCAACGCCTGCGGCCGGTTCGGTCTCTTCGACCCCCCCTATGCAGTCCCGACCACCACTGGACTTCTCGGCCCGTCGACTGTCGTGGTTACCGCCGAGCCGATCACGGTGACTGCCCCTCCTGTGGTTGAgacttctccccctccaccaccaccgccaccccccgTGACAACGGGAGCGCTGGTGATCGAGTACCACGACGAGGATGGAAATATTGTCTCAGCGACGACGATTGCCACGACGGGGGCTAGCGGCGGTACATCGACTAGCACTGTTGTCGTTGCGCCCACGAACACGGATGGTTCAGCTCTCCCCACAGAGACAGGAATGGTCCCGGAGCCATCGGGTGGTGAGAGTTCAAACATTTTTACCATACTCCCCACGGACACTATCATTCCACAGCCGGGAGAGACTGGTTTGCCGACAGCAACGACAGGTGCGCCTGACGATGAGCCGCCTGTTGAGGTGACGTCGCTGCCTACTACGACggtggcgacggcggcggggaggaagctTGTTGCTTCGGGGTCGCTGTGGTGGGTTATGCCTAGTGTGGCGGGGAtattgttttgtttgtaaTTTGTAATGTATTTTTACATGATGATTTGATGATCATTTTGGGTTAGAGAAATAACAAGGAAGCGTACTTTTTGAAGATTAAAAAGCGCCGTGGGTTTATATCTTGGTGACGAACGTGCATTGCGGCGCTGTCTGTGTAAATTCAGGCGTTCAGGGGGTCTGACGAAATGAATGTTGTGGtgtttctttcccttttgaGTGTCAAGGTGCTGAATGAACAAGGGGTGGCGAAATAAAACTCAATACATGCAGGTACTTCAAAGCTGAAATTGGAAGATAGGAGGTACCTTATTGAACATGAGGTGCTCTATGTTCAGATCTTCTTCCTCTACAAGCCGCCCATCACacccgcaacagcaacccccacAGCCGCCACACCCATCACATAACCAGTCTCCCTTGCTGCTCTagcggtgctggtgctcgtcgtgctagTGGTACTAGCCCCCCTTTCCCTATCGTCATcagtctcctccccatcatccccctcatcaccacccgcACTCCCAGCCGGAGCAgcccccaaaacctccaccaaaccacccgGACTCAGCTCGCCATTCAGCACCCTCTGCGCAGTAACACAACCCCCCACATCAGTAGCCGCATGCGCAAGCATAATCGCTACCGTGTCCACTTCGTCAAACACAGTCGCACATTCAACCGCGAAGTTTGTCACGTCAACTTTGTGCTTCGAGATCCAGGAACTGTGCGCCGCGTTCCAGCTGCTGATGACTGTGCCGGCTGCGGTGCGGGACCAGTTTTGCGCCCAGGAGCACTGCGCGCTGAGGTCGGTAATGGTGGATTGGCCGGTGGAGAAGTCGTCTAGCATGCTTGGGATGAGGTCGGGGTGTTGGGTGGGCCGGTCACGGTTGAGGGATGAGTAGCTTTGCTCGCAAGGGGATGTGGTAGTgcgggttggtgttggcgagGCTGTTGCGGTGGCTGCTTCTTGTCTGGGTTGGGcctgggggaggttgggggacaccgtggcgagggtgaggaaggggagggttgtggCGAGCCTCATCTTAGGTGGTGTTCAAACTGGAAAGTTTCAATTGAAAAGAATATGGGTGATAGCCGGTGAGGTAGCAGCGTGGTTCATGCTCGCGGTTTTAAGGGAATTTGTCGAAATAGGTGGGTCGTGGCGGTAGGATCACCATCCATGTGGTTGTGAGTAATGGATTCAACGAGGGGTCCCGCATCGCGCCACGATCAGCGTTGAATACAACCATCGAGACCGAGGCTGCCATTTGTTTTACCCGCGCTTGGCGTCCTTACACCATAGCAGCACCAGCCCACGCCGCCGCACCAACAACTCCCAGCACAGGCACCATATATGCCGTTTCGcgagctccagcagcagtcgagcttctcgaagTTGTAGTCACTGGCGTGCTCACACGCTCCCAGTCACCCGTCCAAACAATCCCGCCATCGTCGGTCGGAGTAGCAGGAACAAACGTGCCGAACAACAACTCCATGTTTGTCAGGCATTCTTCCAGGCCCGTGGCAAACTCTTGAAGATAATCCACCACTGTTTTGGTACCCAGGACCTCCAGACAGCGTTCGGAGAACTCGCTCAGTTGCGGCTTGGCCTGTGCGATCCACGACGACCTTGCTTCTCGATAGGTTGAAAACACGGTGCTGAGCTCGGACGGGAGCATTGTCAATTCTCGAGTTGGGGTACCAAGGTACAGCGAACACACCGATGTGTGATCAAGTACTCCCCGCGAGTCCCTCGGTGTCCTCATAGACAAGGCCTCATTCGCACCTTCACTCGCCGCACTTTCGCCGTACTTCCGGAGGACAGGTGGTTCCGTCGGGTAGCTGCGAAGAATTGAGCTGCTTGTGAAGAGACAGTTCTCCACAGCCTCGAAGTTTTCCGTGGGTGTTGGCGTCGGAATTGCTTTGGTTTGACGAGGGAGGATGGCGTGCCAACTGGCATGTGCTGGGGTTGTGAACACGCCCCACAGAACGGGGAGAGATGAATATGTTGACAGGCGCATTATGAGTCGGTTGTTCAATCAAACTTTCAGCGGGTTATTCAAGGTCGACAGGAGAGAGAATGAGGCATTCCAGACGCGTCTTCTCTACGGGGACGACGTCCGTTATATTTGTCTGTTGCGTTAGGTTGTATCGGCAGAAGGCCCGCGCATAACACGCTCAATAGCACCTCTTGGCAAGGCTTTCACAGGGCAATTTCCGAGGTCACAGTCCCTGACCAGAACGGCCATATCCCGTGTTATCCCCGTATTATCCCCGTCCTCGAACGTGAATGAGGTTCACCTGGCATATTTTAAGGTCACAAGCTTTTGACATGCTGGAATTGGCTGGCATTTATGAGGTAACATAAGGCGTAAGGATGGAGGTCAACAGGAGCCCCCTGAGCAAACATGTTGAATGTTCGACTCGTACCTGTCGCTATATACTTCAAATCTCTGTCACCCTTCTCCTGTTTAGACTCTGAAAAATCATTCTCTTCCTTCGCGACGCAAGACAACGCCACCCCTCAGTTACAAAAAGTCTTGAGACTATGAAAAGTCCGCACGTCGTAGCAGGTCCCGGGGTACACCTGCATCTCGGTACCACTGCAATCCGTGCCTCCATAGATGAAAGCTAGGTACGAACCTACCATTAGCAGTATTTTTATAGATATGAACAACAAGAGGTACTCACTGCGACAAGTATCAGCAATGCTTCTGACAGTGAGCGACTGCCCAGGAAGCGAGAAACAGCCTTGGTCGGAGTTGGTCCAGCTGCTCTTTCCATCGGTGTTGCACGTCCGGGTGTCGGACCAGGTATCGAAGACCACGGCTGGGTCTACGAGCTTTGATCGAGCACGAATGCTGGAGTCTGTGTTGATCACTGCGCCCAGGATGGGGcttgagaggaagaagagagcggcgaggttgatggcgaTCATTGTGACTGTGCAAAAAGGCTCGGGATATAAGTGGTTTGCTGTGATtgttgaaggggaagatgatgcgGTTATGGGCTGAATCTCCAggtggagggaagggggttttaTCCTTTGATATCTAAGTGCTCGAAACTGTGTTCTAGCTGTTTGTTAGATTCGAGTAAGGTACTCTAAGACATCGTCATCTGGCTACACATGTCACAAACACTCGGGTTTgaacaccacctcaccacgAACTCAGATTCTTGATGCTTATATCGATATCAACTAGGTGTGACGAGCGCTACGCGGTACTCACCTCCTGTTTTGTGCCATCATATTGGACTGAGTCACTGAGACATCAGGTTATGCAATTCAAAAGGAAAGAAATAAGACAGAAGCAAAAGTCAAGGGTCTTGTGGCACCTTCTCACTGCTGGCTTGGATACACAAACTAACTGGGAATATTGTTGTGAACATGAAACCGACATTTATCTCCGCCCGAGCGGTGGACATATTCTGAGATTGAATATCAAAAGAAAACGCAAAAGATCGTAAACTACATTCGCACGCTAAATGACTGAAAAAGACACAAACTACTAC
The sequence above is a segment of the Podospora pseudoanserina strain CBS 124.78 chromosome 5, whole genome shotgun sequence genome. Coding sequences within it:
- a CDS encoding hypothetical protein (COG:S; EggNog:ENOG503NX77) — encoded protein: MRPSKGLLAGAFLVAKTAAQNDKPGPLVIPGSQYFEGNDGPWSTFDIRVGTPEQFIRVLPSTASPHTLVPLTELACSREAFGTIPPDCAVSRGNLFDSNESSTWQDIGQYGINHDGVGLGAHLGYDVGVQFGLEKLGLGLNGPEFDDQTVGMIAAPEPFYLGIFGLSNQPMNFTSLANTSSPSFLTTLKDQKKIPSLSYSYTAGAKYRLKQVYGQLVFSGYDSSRFRENSVSFSLAEDITRDLVVVVQSISYSGSNSATLLNEPIEMFIDSTDPNIWLPEEACEAFEEAFGLQLDGESGLYLVNDTHRNRLLDSDAQVSFRLSDVRSGGDTVTIVLPYAAFDLTAEAPLVANTSHYFPLRRANSSSQYTLGRTFLQEAYLSVDYERKIFNLSSCIWNQGAQETIIPITSPDDPNADLDPSSNSSSGSSNLSTGAIAGIVVGAVLGVGLIAGGTALCFLRKRRKWIGSTYAAKEPEPDESVLKGPVFNSPSFRHASESTMQNGSNSVPFSAADVSGARSTPTTMGHSHSGSGPSPGMVTGVSPNETGTSGGTVELDGDGTAVKPNTELDGKEVQKPLPAVAENPPGVFELPGVKAGADSGSKAMEPQQEQHRAPSTIGSLPSVDEGRDRTPSPLTSTVGPNWRPGRVSMMEPVSPDTPVGRASERPF
- a CDS encoding hypothetical protein (EggNog:ENOG503PF40), with protein sequence MLSSLKTLAPLGLLISNVVASRDDDGDDVRFRLDSTTIYDPQCTASVTVYNTTVVQKTQFVDYIVNITKTNTCYESTTLTLNYTVSVTNTDTDLVTITNTGTDLVTITNTDTDSVTITNTDTDSVTITTTDTDAVTITTTDTDAVTITTTDTDAVTITTTDTDAVTITTTDTDSTTITRTVYTTTYDPCPKSCSISAASVHLYYWPTDRPYTYPTTYVDPSLSYTFTSPSVYMYIPSAQGVNTLGERVEPSTTNWILPLDLYEVSTIARGSNATRQLTLADLGTNCPQTYNPTAIATIPRDCDPMLAAPSQVRSWAYPCNACGRFGLFDPPYAVPTTTGLLGPSTVVVTAEPITVTAPPVVETSPPPPPPPPPVTTGALVIEYHDEDGNIVSATTIATTGASGGTSTSTVVVAPTNTDGSALPTETGMVPEPSGGESSNIFTILPTDTIIPQPGETGLPTATTGAPDDEPPVEVTSLPTTTVATAAGRKLVASGSLWWVMPSVAGILFCL